In Rhodococcus oxybenzonivorans, the following proteins share a genomic window:
- a CDS encoding helix-turn-helix domain-containing protein — protein sequence MRAPLNGFKPQALEDARTTAGITRGDLSRAIGVDPTTIHNWETSRTHPQPDHLARAAEKLGIPLDRLVVVPEDSRTIADLRNLAGLTQKHVANRTGLSTTTIGRIERGEGSLSDRHATALAEALHLEERTIRDAFIRARNRPLPTR from the coding sequence GTGAGAGCGCCCCTGAACGGCTTCAAGCCCCAGGCCCTCGAAGACGCGCGCACTACTGCCGGAATCACGCGCGGCGACCTGTCCCGCGCAATAGGTGTCGACCCGACCACCATCCACAACTGGGAAACCTCGCGAACGCACCCTCAGCCCGACCATCTCGCCCGGGCCGCCGAGAAGCTGGGAATACCCCTCGACCGTCTCGTCGTCGTCCCGGAGGACAGTCGGACCATCGCCGACCTGCGGAATCTCGCGGGATTGACGCAGAAACACGTCGCAAACCGAACCGGACTCAGCACCACCACCATCGGCCGAATCGAACGGGGCGAAGGAAGCCTGTCCGATCGACACGCCACAGCACTCGCTGAGGCTCTGCACCTGGAAGAACGCACAATCCGTGACGCATTCATCCGCGCACGAAATCGACCGCTTCCTACTCGCTAG